CATGATCGGAAACGATGATCATATTCAATGTTTCTCCTTTATCAACTCTTTCAAGCTCCGACAGCAAATATCCAATCTGTTCGTCTACCTCTTTAACGGCAACCGCTGTGGAATCTGAGTTTGGTCCGTACCGATGCCCATAAGTGTCTACTTTACTAAAATAGAGTGTCATAAATCCGGGTGCTTGTTCAGGCTCCATGGTCAGCCAGTGAATGACTGAATCGACCCGGGCACTGTAGGGGTGATAGTCATCATAAGGACTCCAATACGTTGGATGAGTTCCGCCAATCGGCGCCTCCGAGCCGGGCCAGAACATGGGTGCCGATTTTACTCCCTGTTTCTCTGCCGTTACCCAGATCGGTTCGCCTTCATACCACCGGGCATCCTGAACGGCTTCTCTATTGCCGAGACTGTAGTAAGAGTCCATCTCTGAATCGTACATATTATTGGCAATCAATCCGGTGTTTTCGGTGTATCGGCCGGTTACAATGGAGTAGTGATTGGGAAAGGTTTTGGTTGGAAAAACCGGGATCATATAGTCTGCCAGAACTCCCTGCTCAACAATTCGATCCAGGTTGGGTGTTTCATAATTGTTTAAATAATCGGGATGGAAACCGTCAATAGAAATAAGAAGAAGTTTATTCGAATCAATCTCCTTTCTTTTATCGCAAGCAGCAACAAAAAGAAGTGTAAATAAAAAGATAAAGGCTGGTATAGACAGTTTTAGCTTGTGCATAAAGTCGGGTATAGGATATAAAAAAAGAGGAGACCGCGAACGGCCTCCTCTTTGAAAAATTTGTTTACAGTTGGTTTTAGAAGTTGTACTTCACTGTAAACTGCATTTGCCATCTTGAACCGAAGTCGCTGACGTTGAACTTGTTTTCGTCTTCTTGTTCAGCCGGGTCGAAGAATACAACCGGCTTGTCAAGATCATCAGCACCTAAACCAAGACCAGGGTTGTTATCGATGAAGTCCTGGTCTACATACTGCCAGAAATCGACAGCCTGATGGTTGTTAAAGCTAACACCTTGACGTACACCCCACTCAGGATTCAGTAAGTTCAGTACGTTCAGCATTGTTGCGCTAAACTCAACAGACTGACCGCTGAAGGTCTGAACCTGCTGACTTACTTTGAAATCGAGGAAGTTTGTCCACTCTTCACGATCAGTGTTACGTTCTACATGACCACCTCTGTAATCATTCAGTGCATCAGTTCCGGAAATAAATTCATCGAATTCATTCCAGTTGTTGCTCATCAGTACAACTTCACCCTGTTCAGCAGGCACATAAAGCAAGTCATTATCAAATCGACCGTCTCCGTTGGCATCACCTCTGTAGATGTAGCTGTATGGAGAACCTGACCGTCCGTCATAAATCAATGAGAATGTAGTATTGAATCTTTCAGCCCAGTCCAGTCTGTACGA
This portion of the Rhodohalobacter barkolensis genome encodes:
- a CDS encoding ectonucleotide pyrophosphatase/phosphodiesterase, producing the protein MHKLKLSIPAFIFLFTLLFVAACDKRKEIDSNKLLLISIDGFHPDYLNNYETPNLDRIVEQGVLADYMIPVFPTKTFPNHYSIVTGRYTENTGLIANNMYDSEMDSYYSLGNREAVQDARWYEGEPIWVTAEKQGVKSAPMFWPGSEAPIGGTHPTYWSPYDDYHPYSARVDSVIHWLTMEPEQAPGFMTLYFSKVDTYGHRYGPNSDSTAVAVKEVDEQIGYLLSELERVDKGETLNMIIVSDHGMAEVSEERVILLDQIIDLELVEMIDWNPVAMIQPNEGELDEIYESLKANEKNFSVYKKEDLPDRLHFKNHDRVPEFILIADLGYSITTSNRLEEYGVAGGAHGYDNLYPEMHSLFIAAGPSFKQGITTEGFQNIHLYELMTHLLDLEPAPNDGRLDSLIHILQK